The DNA sequence TTTCTATTATGGGTTCGAAAGCATCCAGGTCATCAGGAGGTTGCTCACCCAGGCACATCAAAATAATAAACAGATATTCATCGATTCTCAGGCTGTGTGGAATGCTGCGCAGAAATTCAGTTAGCGCCACGCGGGGATCTTCATGATTCAACGTAGTTACCTCCTTATGCAAATTAACTTGTAAATATATCTCTTAACCAGGATGTAATCACCCTGATATCCCAGGGTGCAGTAAAACTGCAATCTTAAATAATGTCAGGCAGTGGAGGACAAATAATGTTTGGCAATCTCTACAACGTGGCCGCACGGGTGATCCCACAGCAGACGGCCCTCTGGTATCGGTATAAGTCGCGCACGTCAGACGACCTTGGCAAATGGGTAGCACAGTACCATCCGCCCGAATCGATCACGGGTAGCTGGCAGGCGGTGGATACACAGGATGTACAGGAGATGGGGCTGGTGACCGGCAAAGTTTATCGGCGGCTCTACACTTCGCACGATATTCACGCCATCCAGCGGGGGGATGCACCGGATTATCTGGTGTTCAACGGTAAGCGCTATGACGTCACCGGTGATGCGGACTGGTACGCACAGGACGGCTGGAAGTCTGTTCTTTGCATTGAGGCTGGAAACTATGACGGATAACGAAGTTTATATCGCCATCCGACACCAGATGCTGGCGCAAATGAATGGTGCGGGGCTTTCGATACCTGTTGTTGCCGGTTTCCAGTCAACAAAGCAGGGGAGGGAAGATAGCTTTGTGATGTTCTTTCCCATCAACGAGGCAGGCCACGGATGGCAGTCGCGAAACTATCATGTTGCTGGCACGGATGCGAATCACAAAGAAACTCAGTTGGTAGAAAAAACGTTGCAGGTTCAGGGGCTGGTTTCCGATGCCAGTGAACTTACAGCGACCGACCTGACTGCCACGGTTCGAATGATAGTGAACTCACTACCTTTTGTTGATGCGCTAAAAAAACAGGGTGTGGGGATACAACGTGCTTCTGGTATTCGAACGCCTTATTTTATCAATGACCAGGGGGATTATGAACAGAACCCCTCGTTTGATTTTAACGTCACATTCCACCGCGAAATATTCCTAAACACCACGGCAGTAAAAGCGCTTTATCCTGATATTCACCGCATTTAATTAAGGTTTAACCATGCCAATCAAACAAACACGCTATGTCAGCATTGCGAGTGCGGTTATTGGCGCGTCTGCTGTACCGATGCGCAAACTGACGGGCCGCATATTCTCTCAAAACGCAAAAATTCCATCGGGTGATGTGCTGGAATTCGCCAGCGGTCAAATTGATGAGTTTCTGGGGAGCAGCTCTCCCGAAGCGAATTTTTCCCGGCAATATTTCAGCTATACCAGCCCGGCTCCCGTCAATAAACCGAGAGAATTGCAGGTAGCACCTTGGGTAGTAACCGGTCGGGCACCGACTCTTTCGGGAGGTAATGCGGCCAGTCTGGATGAGTTGAAGGCGATCACTACCGGAACACTCACGGTGATTATCGGTAATATTCGTAAGGAACTCACCGAAATCGATCTTTCTACGGTCAAGTCCTACGCAGATGTTGCCTCGACCGTACAGCAAAAGCTAACGGCTGAATCTGAACCCGCTTTCGCTTCTGCCAGAGTGACCTTTATCGCTATTAGCGGCACGTTTGAACTCGGTGGTGGCGTGCCGGAACGAGCAAACATCAACGTTGAGTCTTCCGCTCTTGCGGATGCGATGGGTTTATCTCGCGGACAAGTCTTTCCCGGAAACACCGCACAAACCCCGCTGGAAGCCTTTATGGCGGCCGAAAAAATCTCAGATTCGTTCGGCAGTGCGACTTTTATCGACCCACTGACGCTCGAGCAGGCCGTTGCCCTGGCTCAGTATGTGGCAGGTGAGAATGTGAAATACCAGCTACATCTGAATATTTCCGCAACGGATACGGAGGATTTTAGCGCGGCGCTGACAGGCACTGCGTCAACGGCGCTGAACCTGAAAACCGAAGAAAATTTTTATGCTCAGGCGTTACCTATGGCGGTCATGGCGGCAACGGACTATGACCGTACAAATGCCACCACCAACTATATGTTTCGTCAGTTTGGCGTGACGTTCCCGGCACAGGTAACCGCTGATCTGGACGCCGATAAGCTGGATAAATTGCGCGTCAACTATTACGGCGAAACGGCGGTGGCGGGTTCACAAATTGCATTTTACCAGCGTGGTTTTCTGTGCGGGCCCGGTACCGCACCGCTGGACATGAGTGTTCATGCCAATGAGCAGTGGTTAAAGGCATACATTGCACAGCAATGGTTTTCTTTATTGCTGGCGACGCGGGGCGTACCTGCAAACCGCGATGGCGAGGCCAGGGCAATGATGATTATTGCCGGAGCCGTGACCAAAGCAGTGAATAACGGCACCATCCTGCCCGGTAAAACGCTCTCGGATGTGCAGAAACTCGCGGTGGCCGATGCGTCTGGTGACGATTTAGCGTGGCACGATATTCAGGACAAAGGCTACTGGTACAACGCACAGATTGTTGAAAGTACCGGGCCATCTGGCTTGCCGGAATACGTGATGAAATACGTACTGATTTACGGCAAAGGCGACTGGGTACGTAAGGTCGAAGGCTCGCACAACCTGGTATAAGGAATAAACAATGAATGATGTATCTGCAACCGGCCTCAGCCTGTTGGTTCAGGCCAGTACAACTTTTCCGGCAGGGATACTGGTAACGGCTTTCGCCGATGATGCCGATCCGTTCGATCTGCCTGCTGTCGATATCGCCCAGACCGGCATGGATATCAATGGCAATCTGGTGTCCTGGTCAACACCAACCCCGCAGGCTGTGACGATAAACGTGCTACCGGGGAGTGAAGAAGATCAGAATCTGGCGATCCTGCTGGAGGCCAACACGGCGAAACGTGGCCGCAGACATGCTGGAGATATTATTACTCTCGTGGCGTCCTACGGTGACGGCGCGACCACTACCGCGCGAAACGGGAAAATCACCAACGGTAGTCGGGGTAACTCCGCTGCCAGCGGTGGGCGTCTTAAATCAAAGGCTTATACCTTTGTGTTCCAGGACTTTGACAGTACGCGCGTTCGTTAACTATCAGGCGGGAACATCCCGCCTTTTTTATTGGGGCCATTATGCTCATTAAGCCGAAAGATATTGAAATTAAAGATGTTGATGGTGAGATGCACACCTTTGTGATCAGCCGACTGCCCGCTACGCTGGGGCGTGAAATCCTGGCAAAATATCCGCTATCGAACGCACCTAAAATTGGCGACTACGAAATCAGTAAAGAAGCCATGCTGAAAATGATGGCTCATGTGGCAGTCGTGCGGGATGGTGCGGAAATTTGCCTGAAAACCCAGACGCTGATTGATAACCATGTACCGGACGGTGAAGCGCTGATCCGCCTTGAACTGGAGATGCTGAGGTACAACACCAGTTTTTTCGGCAACGCCGGGAGCAAAGGTTTCCTGCCTTACCTGCTGGGCAAAATCAGCGATTCGCTCCCGTCGATTATAAAAACGCTGATGGATTCTTTGCAGTCATCATCTCAGAAAAACTCGCCAGCTTCACAGAACTCAAAACCTCAATAGACCTGGAAGAGGCGATGGACTTGTGGGAAATCGCTGTGACCAACCGCTATAACGAGGCGCTCGCCGCCGCAGGAAACCGATAATGTCTCTGTTAGATACCTTTGTGCAGGTGTTTGAATTCGACACCCGGCAGGCCGACGCGGCGTTTAAAAATGTTCAGCGTTCTACCGACGATATTATTGATGGTATGAAACAGGCCCAGCATGAAGCCGATAAAGCGGCAAAAAGCGTCAGTGATTTTGCCAGCGGCACGGAAACCAGCGTTGCCGCATTAGCCCGGAAAACCCTTGGGGTACTCGGCGTATTGTTGGGGGTATCTTCCATTTTCAGCGAGTCTGTTTCACGCGCGGAGGAAGTGGAGGCGCTTGATAAGCTGGGCAAGAAGATCAATGTGGCAACGGCGGATGTGGATGCTTTCGCAGGTTCAGTTGCCGAACTGGGGGGCGCGAGGGAAAGCGCTCAGGCTGATTTGTCGGCAATGGCAAAAGCCTTTGGCGGCACCACGGACTCTATGGAGAAAATCCTCGCTACAGCAGATAAAGTAAAGGGGATGAACTTTGATAAAGCCAAAGCGCACCTTGCAAACCTGGGGGTGACGGACGACAAAACGATTGAGTTGATGATGAAGGGCCGTCATGAGATGGAACGCATGATGGGCCTTCAAAAAGAATACTCTGGCATTACCAAAGAGAGTATTGAACAGTCCCGGCGCTTTAACCAGGCCATGCAGGGGTTCAGGCAATCATCCGGCCTGTTAAAAAACAGCTTCCTCGAAATGGTGTTGCCTTACCTGACTAAGGGCATGGAATTCTTAAGTAAATTTGTTGGTTTTTGCCGGGAAAATAAGAACCTCATCATCGGTTTTTTCCTCGCGGTCGGTGTGGCGGTTGCAGCGTACTACGTTCCTCCGATGCTTGCCGCCGCCGCTGCCACGCTGGCAGCAACCTGGCCAATACTCGCTATTATCGCCATCATTGCCGCGCTTGCCGCCGCGTTCGCGCTGGTTTACGACGACATCATGAATTTTATCGACGGTAATGATTCAATGATCGGGCGAATTCTTGATGCCTATCCTGAACTTAAACAGGTCATTATGACGCTGTGGGAAGCATTTAAGACCCTGTTTGAGTACCTGAAAATAGCCGCTAAATTCGTTGCTGATGTGGTGGTTGATGCTTACAACACAATGAATAACGCCCTGAACCAGTTTATTGGCTGGTTGCTGGAGTCAATAAAAAGTCTGGTTAAATGGGGATCACAGTTTGGGGGCGTCTTCGATAACGTGGCGGATGCCGTTGTCGGCATATTTACCTGGATGTGGGAGCAGGTGCAGAAGGTGATTGGCTGGATAAGCGGCGGTCTGGATACAATCCAGAAAGGCTGGTCAAAAGTGAAGGGCTGGTTCGGTGCTGATGATGAAAAAGAACTCACCGTAGAGCGCAAAATCAGCGCTGAGGGAGAGGTGACGCACCGTATTCCCGAAGCTGAACCTCCCTCACCACAGCAGGATACACAGAATATGGTCGAGCAGGGAAAAGCCCAGATTGCAGCGGCGAATAATCACCCTCTTAACCCTGTGACCAGCCAGGCGATCAGCAATCGATCCAGCGTGAAGAATGAAACCACCCTGAATATTGGGGAAGTGAAGGTTGAAACCAAAGCAACCGATGCTAAAGGCATGGCGGCGGGCACGAAAGACGCATTGCAGGAGCAGTTGCAGGATTTGGGGCAGCAAACGCAAACGGGGCTGGCAATATGATCACTGACGTAAAAATCTTCGATACCGACAGTTTTACCACGTTGTTTGAAACCGCCAGCCCGATAAAAATCAATGTCCGCGACGAGCACAAGGCCACCACTTCTCAGGTCGAGTCAGGGGAAACCCGTAGCGATCATGTTGTTGTGCAGGCCGTGGAAATTGGCATGGATCTGATTTTATCCGGTGAGCTTAAAAATGCTTTTGGCCTGATGCAACAAGCCTGGGAACAGAACAAGCTGGTAGGCATTCAGACCAGAGTTAAAACCTACCAGCCCATGCTGCTGGTCAATTTCTACCACGATGAGACTGCTGAGATGGCCGATGCTATCCAGTTGTCTTTACGGTTCACCGAGTGGCGCAGTGTAACACCCGAATACGGAGATCTACCGCCCAAAAAAGTTCAGAAGCCCTCACAGTCCAGTACCGTTAAAAGGGGCGGTGCACAGACAAAATCGGTATCCGAAGAACGGAAAAAATCGGTTTTGGTCAGGGTATTGGGAGGATAAACACGATGCGTGAAATACCGTTAAACCCGGTGCCGAACCAGCGCCTGCAAATTACCATTGATGATAACCGCTGGGATCTGACGATCAAAGTCGCGCGAAATATGATGGTGTGTGACATGCGCCTCAATGATGAGGTTGTCATGCTGGCAACCAGGGCGACAACAGATGCACCCTTAATACCTTATCACCATCTGGCCTCCGCAGGTAATTTTGCGTTTATTACAGAACGGGATGCTTTGCCCTGGTATGAGGAATTTGGCAAAACGCAAAGCCTGGTATTCTGGGGGCCGGATGATTGATTTAAGGCGGATCAGGGTGGGGGTAGAAGTCAGCGGGCGTATACAGTGGTATGAAGGGATACGGGTAAAGGCCAGCGGTACCAAATATGCTAATCCGTTGCAGAATGAATGCACGGTCAGCATTGATGGCCTGAATGCGACCACCCGCAATATGCTGTTGACGGAAACAAGCCCTTATAACAAAAGCAAGCAGCCTGCCCGACTTATACTGGAAGCCGGGAGGGCGAGTACCGGCGTATTTCGCCTTTTCGTGGGGGATATTGTCAGTGCTGAACCCTCCAGCCCGCCTGACGTCACGCTAACGCTGAAAGCAAAAACGGGTAACGGCAGTGCGCGGGATATAGTGGCAACGTCTTCCGGGGCGATGGGTAAGCTGAGTGATATATCCGCAGGGATTGCACGGGACTGCGGTGTACGTCTGGACTTTCAGGCCACGGATAAAAATATCGCTAACTGGTACTTTTGCGGTTCGGCGCTGAAACAAGTTGAACGGTTGCAGGATGGCGGCGGCGTTAAAGCCTTTATTGACGATGATGTATTGTATGTGAAGGATTCTGCGCAAGCAGTCAAAGGGCGTATCAAAATCGTTAACCAGAATACCGGTATGGTCGGGCTACCCAGGGCCACCGAAAAAGGTCTTGATGTTACCTGGCTTATCGACGGTGAATCCAGTCTGGGGGGTACGTTAAGGCTGGAGAGTAAATTTAACCCTTCTTTAAATGGTGATTACATCATAGAGCAGCTTAAGTTCGATGTTGCGTCACACGACGATCCCTTCTTTTATCAGGCTACCTGTAAACGGGCTTAACCAATGAATAAACCGAATACCGATATCGCCAGTGAATCCAGTCTGGCAGGACAGCTTATGGGCGCTTTTCGTAACCTGATGATGAACACCGACGATATGTTACCCGCAACGGTGGTCAGTTATGACGATGCCACGAATCGCGCGGTGATTAAACCACTGGTGATGATGGTGTCAACTGAAGGGCAGAGAATAGCCCGCGCCCCTGTTCATAATATTCCTGTTTTCCGCTTTGGCGGCGGCGGGTTCTTTATCCGGGTACCGCTAAAACCGGGAGATTTTGGCTGGCTGAAAGCCAATGATCGCGATATCAGTCTGATTTTTCAGCGCGGCGGTCTGGAGGATGAGCCTAATACCCACCGGCTGAAATCATTCAGTGATGCGATGTTTTTTCCAGACAGCGTTAAAGGCTGGATTGTGGATGGCAAAAATATCGATGCGCTGGTTGTCCAGTCGCTGGATGGCAGCGTGTGTCTGGCGTTGCATAACGGGCAGGCGGTGCTGGATACGCCAGTGTTTGAGGTTAACGCCACTGAGAGCATTTTTAACGGCAATGTGACGGTGAACGGTAATCACCAGACCAACGGTAACAGTGGGTCAAACGGCGGGACTATGCGACATAACGGTAAAAATATTGGCGCTGATCACCAGCATAGCGGTGTTCAGCCGGGATCGGGCAACAGCGGGGTACCGGTATGATGACGTTTGATGTTACTGAAGGTAATGATATTTACCTCGGAAACGATGGCAACCTGGCTTTGGTTCGTGATGAAGCGGCGGTGAAAAACTGCTGCATGCACTATGCCAGAGCGTTACGGGGTGAAATGCTGCACAGGATGGACAAGGGAATACCTTACTGGAAAACCACCTTTGGACGCGATGCTGATTTGCCAATGTTTGAGGCGGCATTCCGCGACCGTATGCGGGAAATTTCTCAAGTTTTGGCAGTCGATTCCTTTTCTGCATCGATTGAAAACAACGAGCTTCATTACACCGCCGTGATCAGCACCCTCTACGGGAGGATAACGCTTAATGTCTGATTATCAGTTTATAGCAAGCACAGGAGTGATTATCCCTGATACCTCCACTTTGCGGGAGCAGGTAGAAAATGAGTTCCGGGATGTCTTTGGTCAGGAAATTGACCTGTCGCCGGAAACACCGCAGGGTGCTCTTGTCACAATGGAAGTGGAAAATCGGGACGCCATCGCCCGCAATAACGCAGAACTGGCGAACCAGATTAACCCGGATATTGCAGGGGGGATCTTTCTCGATGCTATCTGGGCGCTGATGGGCGGGCAGCGGCTGTCCGCAACACATTCTTTTTTGACGAATGTTGAGTTTGCAGGCGTACCACAGACTCTGATACCGAAAGGCTCTCTGGCCGAAACGCAGGCAGGGGATGCGTTTGAAACGACCAGCGTACTGATTATCGGGAATGATGGAGTCACAAAAGGCGATATGCGCTCGGTTGAAACCGGGCCGGTAGGCTGTGGGGCTGGTGGACTTGTCCGGGTGGCAAGTTCAGTTCTGGGCTGGGAAACCGTAAACAATCCGGCTGATGCGGTGCTGGGAAGAGTAGCGGAATCTGACATACGTACCCGGCGTCGTCGCAGGAATACGCTCGCCAAAAACACGGTGAGTGTCGGAGAGGCGATCACTTCGGCGCTGTACGATATCGAAAGTGTGGGATCCCTGTCATATCGTGAAAACTATACGGATGCGGATCAGGTTATTGATGGCGTTTCGCTGGTCAAACACAGTATATATGTTTGTGTCGATGGCGGGCCGCGTGAGGAAATCGCTGTTGCCCTGTTACGTACTAAAACAGTAGGGGCCGCGTACAACGGCAGTGAAATGGTTGAGGTGACAGAGCCGTCCAGTGGTCAGGTGTATAACGTCAAATTTGACAGGCCAAAGGAAATTACCGTGTTTTGTCGGGTGACGGTGCGCAAAAGCCCCTTTGATGCACAGACCCTGATCCCCGATGCGGTTGAAAAATGGGTAGCCGGTGAAACCGATACTGATGATGGCCTGGCGGTCGGGCGTGACGTTTCGCCGTTTGAAATTGCGGCGGCGGTCAATGTGGTTGAACCGCGATTGTTTGTGCTGAAGGTCGAGTTATCCACCGATGGCGTGGCCTGGTCAACAGACGTGATCCCCGTGCAGATAGACGCCGTTGCCAGACTCAGGCGCAACGCTGTACAGGTGGTCATCTTATGACAATACAGTCCCCTGATTTTCATTCCGACATGCTGAAAGCCATTCTGTGGCAGTATGAAAATTCGGATAACATTAAAGCACTGGCACACTATAAATCTGAGTATTTTAACCGGGTGACGGTAGAGTTCTGGCGTAACTGGTATCGCGATGTGTTTAATATCGATACCGCGGATGATTTTGGTCTGGCGGTATGGGGGCGCATTCTGGATGTACCGCTGGGTATTGATGTTCCTCCCAGCGACAAAAATAAAATGGGTTATGGTTTCGGCTCTAATAAACGCAATTTTAAATCCAATTTCAGGCGCAACGCCGATTACACCCTGACGCTGACCACAACGCAGAAGCGCCTGCTGGTGAGAATGCGCTACTTTACCCTGACGGAAAGCCCAACGGTAACCAATATTAACGCCTTTCTTCGGCGTTTTTTAAGCGATGAGAACGGCAAAGTATTTGTCCTCGATCCCCTCGATATGTCTTACATCTGGTACGTATTTAATTTTAACCCGGGTGAAAGTCTGCGCCTGTTATTAGATAACTTTGACCTGCTACCCCGACCTTCGGGAGTAGGGGCTAAATACCGTATTGTCACCCGTCAGACATTCGGCTTTGGCGAAAATCGTAAAAACTTCACCAATAACTTCGGAAAATAAACCATGACTAAAGTGTTTAAAACGCCCTTCGCCGCGCAGGGCGACAGAAAGGATGTACCTGTAGAAACGCAGGCTGACGGCTCGGTGTCTTACACTCAGGGCTACGGCTATGACTATGAGCGCGACCAGACGACAGATCCGGCCGCGAAGGATATCGAACGTGAGAAGATGAATGCGCTTTTCCACGATGTTACTGAGGCTGTGGGAGAGATACAAACCTTCGGTACCGCTAACTGGTCAGAGGGCGGGAAACCCTATCCGATACGCTCACTGGTGTACTACGGCAAAAGGGTATGGCAGTCAAAAATTGAAAATAACAATGAAGAACCCGGCAAAGGTAGTGACTGGATAGAGCTAAAGGCAACCCCGGACGGACTATTTCTGCAAAAATCGCAGAACCTGGCAGATGTGGAAGACAAGGTACAATCACGTGAAAATCTACAGATATATAGTCGGACAGAAACTGACAATAAATATGTATTCAAATCCATCACTATTAATAATAAACCTCTATCGTCAAACATTAATTTAACGGCTGCTGATGTAGGCGCATGGGCTAAGAATGAGTCCGATAACCGCTATTTGATGAAGGCTGAAGGCGGCCATATAGAGAAACCGATAACCATCAGAAATACATCAGGTGCAATGCTGTCTTTGATTCGGGGTGAGCAAGGTGGCGTTGGTGGGCAGTTTATCGGAGGGTATAATAATGATGGTAATCGTTTGTGGTGGATGGGTTCAGGTGGCAATGGGGTTCGTGATGTAGCGCTGTACTCTGATGCATGGGGTATGGGGGTATCAATAACTCAAAATGGTATTAATGCGGATGGGAATTTATTAGAGCGGGGCGCACGGGTTTATAGCCCATATAACCCGCAGCCATCGCAGACAGCAGCCAGTTTAGCAAGTAATGGCTGGTGGCGAGATAATGGCACAGGGATGATTTATCAATGGGTTAATGGGATAAATTTGCCAGCGGGATCAGGAGCTTACACCATTGTTAACTTTCCGATTGCATTCCCTGTTGGTTGTCTTGTCGTAAATGTGTCAGTTATTGGTGCAGCATCAGAGCAAATTGGGTGGTCAGAAGCAAATAATGGAAACGTGAAAATATCCAAAGGATCAGGGGATTCGCTTGCAAGAACCGCCTCAATCATAGTGATAGGTAAATAAATGAGAGAGAAATATTTATATAGTAAATCGCGAGATTCTTTTTACCCTTTTCAACTGGCTGATGTTTATAGAAAGGAGGGGGTGCTACCTAATGACACGATCCTTGTCAGTAGTGGTGTTTATGAAGAGTTTTCGAGAACCCCAATGTTTGGAGAAAAAAGAGGTGTTAATGGTAGGGGGGAGTTATGTTGGTTAGACTCTTTTTCTGAAAGCAATTGATGTTCCATAATAGGTTGTGTGCATAAGGATTACCGATACATTTCCCCCGACGCTCTGTAAAAAGTAAGCTGTTCGGGGGAGTGATTGCAAATATTTATACTCGTAATACTTCAAGTTGCAAGGAGAGCAAGTTTGCCAGATATGTAGGCTGGGACTTGATGTCGGGCCACTACTGCATTTTTAAAATATACAAATTAAATTTTTAGGAGGTGTCCTATCCCTGCTGGTTGGCATAAGGTGTGTGTTTTTTAAACCTAACTCTTTTTTCTATCAGCTCATAACATACAATGCCAGCAAGTAGAGAGAGGGATGTGGCAGAAATTGCAAACACATAGCTATTCAGAATGGATGAGAATTTATTTAAAATTAGGGTAGTGAAAGATATAGAAAGTGTATGGGTTAGATATATTGAATATGATGCATCGCCAATATAAGAGAGTGATTTTGATAACCTTGATCTCATTATAATGGATTTGCTTTCCATCGATGCCACACCAAGGAAAAATAGCAGCATTGGGATCCCGTAGCCAATATATCTATCATCCAAATCAAGACCTATTTTATCGAAAAAATAAAGTAAGATCGCCCCTGCCGTTAAACATAGTATAGTGTTTGGCTTGTTGTGTTTAAGAATGAAAAATGCAAGCATTCCGTAAACAAATTCGATAATGATAGGGTTGGATATAAAGGATATTGCGTAATTATCATGCTTGAAAAAGCTTAGTGAAGCGATTGATAACATAGCAGCAGAGGTTAAAAAATATCTTTTTTTATCAAATGAAAGGAATGCGGAGAATATTATATAAAATAAAAACTCGTACTGTAAAGTCCAGGCTACAGCTAATAGCATAGCCTTTCCGTTTACTGGGAGTAATGTATAGGAACCCCAAACAGTTGTTTCACCATTATGAGAGTTTACAAGCGACGACTGTAAGATGAAAACAATAGCTGCTATAGAAGTTAAAATCCAATATAGGGGGATTATCCTGAAGACTCTTTTCTTCAAGAAACTGATTCTGCTATAGGGTTTATTATATGTAATATAAACCATTATAAAGCCAGATATTACGAAAAATAAATCAACTCCAGCAGCACCTAAAGAAAACGAAATCGATGTAAGTCCCAATAGTTTTGCTTTAATTAAAACATGGAACAGCACGACCATCAAAACAGCGACAGCTCGTAATATCTGTACAGAAATCATTCTAATACCCTTTAGACTATACCGGACGGCAAGTTATCAAGCCTCTTGCGAGGCTTAATGTTTTTCTCTTCCAATCACTTTATCAGCCGCCACGCGGGACAGGAAGCTGGGCGAAACTATCCATCAATGATTTGGTTCATCTCATCAAACAAATATGGGGCGATAGATATT is a window from the Erwinia sp. genome containing:
- a CDS encoding hypothetical protein (ID:JIFNMEKO_01156;~source:Prodigal:2.6), giving the protein MFGNLYNVAARVIPQQTALWYRYKSRTSDDLGKWVAQYHPPESITGSWQAVDTQDVQEMGLVTGKVYRRLYTSHDIHAIQRGDAPDYLVFNGKRYDVTGDADWYAQDGWKSVLCIEAGNYDG
- a CDS encoding hypothetical protein (ID:JIFNMEKO_01158;~source:Prodigal:2.6); translated protein: MPIKQTRYVSIASAVIGASAVPMRKLTGRIFSQNAKIPSGDVLEFASGQIDEFLGSSSPEANFSRQYFSYTSPAPVNKPRELQVAPWVVTGRAPTLSGGNAASLDELKAITTGTLTVIIGNIRKELTEIDLSTVKSYADVASTVQQKLTAESEPAFASARVTFIAISGTFELGGGVPERANINVESSALADAMGLSRGQVFPGNTAQTPLEAFMAAEKISDSFGSATFIDPLTLEQAVALAQYVAGENVKYQLHLNISATDTEDFSAALTGTASTALNLKTEENFYAQALPMAVMAATDYDRTNATTNYMFRQFGVTFPAQVTADLDADKLDKLRVNYYGETAVAGSQIAFYQRGFLCGPGTAPLDMSVHANEQWLKAYIAQQWFSLLLATRGVPANRDGEARAMMIIAGAVTKAVNNGTILPGKTLSDVQKLAVADASGDDLAWHDIQDKGYWYNAQIVESTGPSGLPEYVMKYVLIYGKGDWVRKVEGSHNLV
- a CDS encoding hypothetical protein (ID:JIFNMEKO_01157;~source:Prodigal:2.6) produces the protein MTDNEVYIAIRHQMLAQMNGAGLSIPVVAGFQSTKQGREDSFVMFFPINEAGHGWQSRNYHVAGTDANHKETQLVEKTLQVQGLVSDASELTATDLTATVRMIVNSLPFVDALKKQGVGIQRASGIRTPYFINDQGDYEQNPSFDFNVTFHREIFLNTTAVKALYPDIHRI
- a CDS encoding hypothetical protein (ID:JIFNMEKO_01159;~source:Prodigal:2.6), whose translation is MNDVSATGLSLLVQASTTFPAGILVTAFADDADPFDLPAVDIAQTGMDINGNLVSWSTPTPQAVTINVLPGSEEDQNLAILLEANTAKRGRRHAGDIITLVASYGDGATTTARNGKITNGSRGNSAASGGRLKSKAYTFVFQDFDSTRVR
- a CDS encoding hypothetical protein (ID:JIFNMEKO_01162;~source:Prodigal:2.6) codes for the protein MITDVKIFDTDSFTTLFETASPIKINVRDEHKATTSQVESGETRSDHVVVQAVEIGMDLILSGELKNAFGLMQQAWEQNKLVGIQTRVKTYQPMLLVNFYHDETAEMADAIQLSLRFTEWRSVTPEYGDLPPKKVQKPSQSSTVKRGGAQTKSVSEERKKSVLVRVLGG
- a CDS encoding hypothetical protein (ID:JIFNMEKO_01164;~source:Prodigal:2.6) — translated: MIDLRRIRVGVEVSGRIQWYEGIRVKASGTKYANPLQNECTVSIDGLNATTRNMLLTETSPYNKSKQPARLILEAGRASTGVFRLFVGDIVSAEPSSPPDVTLTLKAKTGNGSARDIVATSSGAMGKLSDISAGIARDCGVRLDFQATDKNIANWYFCGSALKQVERLQDGGGVKAFIDDDVLYVKDSAQAVKGRIKIVNQNTGMVGLPRATEKGLDVTWLIDGESSLGGTLRLESKFNPSLNGDYIIEQLKFDVASHDDPFFYQATCKRA
- a CDS encoding hypothetical protein (ID:JIFNMEKO_01165;~source:Prodigal:2.6) translates to MGAFRNLMMNTDDMLPATVVSYDDATNRAVIKPLVMMVSTEGQRIARAPVHNIPVFRFGGGGFFIRVPLKPGDFGWLKANDRDISLIFQRGGLEDEPNTHRLKSFSDAMFFPDSVKGWIVDGKNIDALVVQSLDGSVCLALHNGQAVLDTPVFEVNATESIFNGNVTVNGNHQTNGNSGSNGGTMRHNGKNIGADHQHSGVQPGSGNSGVPV
- a CDS encoding hypothetical protein (ID:JIFNMEKO_01160;~source:Prodigal:2.6), with amino-acid sequence MLIKPKDIEIKDVDGEMHTFVISRLPATLGREILAKYPLSNAPKIGDYEISKEAMLKMMAHVAVVRDGAEICLKTQTLIDNHVPDGEALIRLELEMLRYNTSFFGNAGSKGFLPYLLGKISDSLPSIIKTLMDSLQSSSQKNSPASQNSKPQ
- a CDS encoding hypothetical protein (ID:JIFNMEKO_01163;~source:Prodigal:2.6); amino-acid sequence: MREIPLNPVPNQRLQITIDDNRWDLTIKVARNMMVCDMRLNDEVVMLATRATTDAPLIPYHHLASAGNFAFITERDALPWYEEFGKTQSLVFWGPDD
- a CDS encoding hypothetical protein (ID:JIFNMEKO_01161;~source:Prodigal:2.6), giving the protein MSLLDTFVQVFEFDTRQADAAFKNVQRSTDDIIDGMKQAQHEADKAAKSVSDFASGTETSVAALARKTLGVLGVLLGVSSIFSESVSRAEEVEALDKLGKKINVATADVDAFAGSVAELGGARESAQADLSAMAKAFGGTTDSMEKILATADKVKGMNFDKAKAHLANLGVTDDKTIELMMKGRHEMERMMGLQKEYSGITKESIEQSRRFNQAMQGFRQSSGLLKNSFLEMVLPYLTKGMEFLSKFVGFCRENKNLIIGFFLAVGVAVAAYYVPPMLAAAAATLAATWPILAIIAIIAALAAAFALVYDDIMNFIDGNDSMIGRILDAYPELKQVIMTLWEAFKTLFEYLKIAAKFVADVVVDAYNTMNNALNQFIGWLLESIKSLVKWGSQFGGVFDNVADAVVGIFTWMWEQVQKVIGWISGGLDTIQKGWSKVKGWFGADDEKELTVERKISAEGEVTHRIPEAEPPSPQQDTQNMVEQGKAQIAAANNHPLNPVTSQAISNRSSVKNETTLNIGEVKVETKATDAKGMAAGTKDALQEQLQDLGQQTQTGLAI